A stretch of DNA from Pseudopipra pipra isolate bDixPip1 chromosome 1, bDixPip1.hap1, whole genome shotgun sequence:
caactACATTCTACTTGGGCTTTTCCTCTAAAAGGCTtggattttttctctttgacaaAGGTAGGGCAAGAAATGCTAATTACATCTTATCTTTCAGGAGTTTTCTTTGCTTCAGACAAAGGCAATGGAAATGAGTATTTTCATGACAATCATTACAAGTGAAATCTCACAtaaggatttttaaaagtttacaTTGACTAACAGATACTTGTAGACAGACAGGCTCCATTCACCTAGACTGTGTGCTTTGATTTACATATCCATACCTATAGAGAGCCATTTATGTACTTTTTATTCACAGCTATTTACTCTGAAAATGTGTTTGCCTCAGCCacatctctatattattttGCAATGCATCAATGATTAATATTGATCATAATTACTCCTAGAGCTGTTctaaataaaatgcattaaacAGCTAAGTGTTTAAAATTTAACTTGATCGCATATAATTATATGTTCACCCCCAAACGATTAACCATGAGAATTTTAGGGTCATTCCACCGAGTCTGTCTGTTTTGTTGATTTTCAAAtctttggttttaatttccTGAACCAGTTGGTTTTTACTGCAGGGCTTCCTGCCATTAGCTCTAGCTCCGGAAGAACGCATGCGCCAATTAGAGCTTCAAAGCCTCAGTCCAGTGAGCTTGTTTCCATAAAATGGAGCGGATCATAAACAATAACAGTACCTAGAAAGTGCCTCATCGCTACAGGACTCAAAGCCCCAGCAATGTTTATACTATCATCCCCCCCAAAATTAGCCACCATAGCTAAGTTATCTGAAGATCGGgcctctggttttgtttttttaaaaaatcattctttTAAAGCCCTTGTATGTGAAAGCCAAACAGAACAATAGATTACCATAAAACCTTCTCCATATTCATTAACATCACAAATAGTGTTAAGCATCTACCAAATCTAGACTTTTTACAAGTTTTGCCCTCGTGATGTGTTAATGCAATCCCAAAGCCCTTTCAAAAACATGAAGATGCGGTAATTTTCACGCAATATAAATATAGTTCGTTCACTAATCCTGATGTTTAAAGCCTGGCATCGCAGCGCTTCTTTCCCCGTCCCCTTTGAACATGAAACATTTCTCGTAGACCGtgaagcaaaaacaaaacagattccCGCCTACACAACCAAACTTAAGCTAAACCTGCGCAGCTCAGGCTGAGTTTAAAAGTGCTTTGCAAAATGAACCAGTCTAAAACGCAGTAGAACCCGTAAGtaaggggaaaggagaaaaactatTTGCATGCCTTGGGCATACTTTATGTCAATTAGTGTGCAAGAGCCACTGCTTCAAAACTAAATAACTGTATACGCTTGAGGTTCCCACCTTCCGGTACAGACGGCATAGGACATCCCAAAGCATTAAAAGTAACTTGCACCTTTTCTGGCCAGAGCAAAGTAGAGGAGAACGATACAGCCAAAGGAACATGtgttctgaaaatgaaaaccaacAGGGAGTGGGGGCTGGTGGTGGTGCAACTTTGAGGCTTTCAGGACACCATTAATTCATGGCTGAGGTCAAGGATTCCCAAATTAATTCAGGAAGTAATGGTCATGCATTTCTCAAATGCAGATGTCAGAAAAGTTAAATGATTTACTGTTATGTGGCTGCAGGCTGGGAAGGAGAACAAACTTAACGTAGCTGCAGTTTCTGACATTTAAAATTGCTTGGCTGTCCACCTGTGGCAGGACAGCAGTGAAGTATcagaggctctgctgcctgtAACTTCCAACTCAACACTCGGGGGTCTCTTACGGAGCTAAGCCTGCAGCCCCTCTTCATAGGCATCCTTCCCATGCTGCTCCCAATGAGATCTGCCTACTAGGTGGAAGGATTACTCACTTGAAAGCAAGATGGGGCCCTGAAAACATCTCTCAGAAgcttaaaagcaaataaatggcAGAATGAATTACTGAGTCTGCAGGACTCACTCAAGCCCGTTTCAggttaaaacaaaaagcaaaggcaCACAATTAATACGTTCTTTTTCTAAGACATAGAAAATAAAGCCCCTCCAAATGCCAGTAAGCAGCACTGactttggggaaagaaaaaaaaaccacaaacaaccAAACATCAAGTTTTCTCCCTTTTGGCAAAAGCAATAGGCACATTTTCCAAACaagctctcccagctctttgAGTCACTTACCCTCCACGAGTGATGTGAGCAAGGTAACGTTAGCAGCTTTACGCCTCCCGGCTGGCAGGTTTAGTCCTATTTTGTCCAGTTTCTCCCTCAGAGATCTCCCTCCGTTTTTAGACTTTGCCCTGCTCCGCACAAAAAGGCATTGAGAAATGGGGCTTGAGGGGGACACATGCTCCTGCTTTAGCTCCTGCCCACAGATCCCCCCAACACATCGCCTTCCCTTGGAGGGGGGTAAAGGTTTTGGGCACATGGAATGGGATAAATGGTTGTGGGTGGCTGAAGACCAACTGTTGCTGAAAGCTGAGTCTCAGACACAGGGATGGTTCTTTGGATGTTTCCATGTCTAGGGAACAGGGGCCCTCACTAAAGTCTGGATCAGGCCAGGGCTGCTGAGGAGCTCTGAGGTAGCTGCCTCCAAGGTGCCATGGACCGAGGGGCAGCTTCTCCCCAGGTGTTACAGGAAGAGAAGGATTTGTAAGGCTGGCGTCGCTGCCCTCACACCAAACCCTATGTGGCCCATCCATGGCTTTTTAGCAGAGCCCTGTACTAAGTGCTAAGGGGGCCTGTGGAGATGCGAGCTGCCTTAATTAATTCTGGATGTTATTCCCTGCCCGGGCGCTGCCTAATCGCCTGGGTGAGGCCACAGAGGTTGGAGCCCACGGCAGGGTGCCGGCCAGCAAACCACTCCTATGGGGCATGGGAGTGTCTGTGTGGGGTGTCCATCGCCGTGGCAGGGGAAGGGACACACAGGGGTCCCCAAAGCGGGGCATTGGGGACGACACAAGGCTGCACGTTGCCATGGCGACAGCGCAcggacacccccccccccccccccttcctcccgcGGCCTGGCGGTGCCTCCCCGGCGGCCGCGCGTGCCCCGCCCCCTGGCGGCGGCCGCCGCACttccccccgcgccgccgccccgcgTGGGCGCTCGcatccctgcctccctccttccctccttccctgccgCCCTCCCTCCCGCACGGCATCCCGCCTCCTCCCGCGTCCCCCCGCCCCTCACCTCCGGAGCACTCCGCCCAGCAGGGAGGCGTTGAGGCACTCGGGCGGCGACAGGCGTCTCTGCACTTCCGCCACCGTGACCTTGTACTTGGAGGTGGAGCTGAGCAGCGAGAGGCGGCCCGGCACCGAGCAGAAGACCTCGTTGGGGTTCACCACCCCGCCGAAGAGCGCGTCCTTGTTGATGGGGATGGAGGAGACGGCGTTGTTGTTAGACTTGGAGAGGGACACggggcctgcagggagggaggagcagggaggtgaggGTGAGGAGCGGGCGGGAAGCcgggaagggagggggaagcgCCCGAGCCGCTCGCTGcggccggccccggccccgcaccgcccgcggggcagcggggagggagcgggggcGCCCCTCCGCTTTCTCGTCGGAGGGCGCAGGGAGAGAGCGGGACAACCCTCGACAGCAGCGGAGAACCCGGCGGCCcgcgcagccccggcccggcgcaCGCTATCGGCGAAGCCCGTCGGTGCGGGCCGTGTCCGGCGGCCCGGGCCGGGAATCGCGGCTGCCGTGCTCGCCAAGCGCGGGCAGCGCCCGGGCAGCGGCGCAGCTCCCCAGAGGCCCCGCCAGCAGCGCGCAACTTCTGGCGTGGAAAACCCGTAACGCGGCGAGGAGCCTGCACCCCAAAATATAGCCCGGCCCctgcccggcggcggcgggcggggagaTGCCGGGTCGTGCCGCCGCTCGGCTGGCGGTGCCCGCCGGCCTCGCGTCCCGGCcgccttcccttcctcctcctcctcctcaatcCGCACCGCTTGGCGGGCGCAGTCCAACCAAGCGGGGGGCTCTCTCCGTTTTGGATAGATCACTTGTGACATTAATAGCTCTGGGAAGGCTAATAGATACAACAGGAGTTAAACGAACTCTTGAGATTACTAATAAAAGAGCCAATTATCATGTCGACTTGGAAAGAGCATCTCTTAAGATTTATCCCTTGCACATCTAATTTGACGTGACAAAGGCTTTacggggagggggtgggggggcagaATGAAACTTCAGGTTCGCTGGCTGTACAGCTATTAGGGTTAGAGAGGAGAGTGCCTCTACTCAGCATCTCTTCCGGTGGTGGCCAGGGTACCCAAATTCCAGGCGATAGCGCAGCTGTGGCACCCctcagagcaggcaggagctAGCTATGCCTTCAGCCCTGCCCATTTTACTCCAACAGCAGCTCACTACACAGCATCCAAATGCAAATCCATCGCTTTCCACCGAGAATTGCCTTTGCAAAATGCCCAGTGCCACCTTTACTAATACTTCGGTTGTCCGAAGAAAGATGGGAAATGAAAATCGACTGAAAACATGCAATAAACATTTTGCTCGATTTGGGGACCAGCTTTCAAGCAATTCAATTCGAAGTGAAGCAAGCGCACGAAGCCAACGAAAACCAAAGCACCCTGACCGACAGGCATCAGTTTCAGAAACTGGCCCCTTGTTCTCCACCATTCCACCTCATCACCGTCGTGATTTAAGTAAGAAAACCCGAAGGAGGGGGAACAACAATTTCACTTTCTCAGCCTCGTTTACCAACAACGATTCAAGCCCACTGCTCAGCTAGATGCATGGGTCAAACCATGAAACCCAATTGTTCGCTAATGCACTAAAAGACCGGGTCGGATTTTCTAGATCATCTGCTAACATTTTTCCTCGTTAATGACAACAACAATTAAAATAGCCGGCAAACGTGGCCACTTAAGAGGGCGCATTTCAACCCACATCgcccatttttctttctctgcttccaATATTTTGGCCAACAGTACATGCCAGAGGAAGGAgcccagggccgggggggctggaggggaggggggagaggccGGGTAAGTCCTCCATTCGAGCAGTCCCCAGCCTGTGACGACATGTTTGGTATGCGCAAGGAAACGGCTTACCTTTCTTAATTACAGTTTGATCTGGGATGTTAAGACCGGGGTCTTCTACGTGCTGCAACAAAAGGAACAGGCAGGGATGTCAATGTACAACCACAACAAAAGGCAGGGAGGGCCGAGGTGGGATGGGGTGCGGGAGAAGTTGtgttcccccctccctccttcccggGCACGGTGTGGGGAGGGAAACAACAGATCTTGCacggggagagggggagaagaggggaTTTGCGGGGATTTCCTTTATCGGGAGGAATCCTGCATCCCTCCCAGCTCTTTCCCGCGATCCccaagaaaaatataataaatcaCTCACAAACCCCCGGGGCCCAAGTGGCCTCCAGCTTCTGCGGGTTCCCTCATCCcgtcccttccctcctccccgggaagcagccccggcccggcccgacCCTTCTCCACCGCTACGCACTCTCCCGCGCCCGCGGGAGGGAAAGCACAAAGGAGTGGGGACCGGTGCGGTGCCGGGGGGGCTCACGCATCCTGCGCGGCCCCGGGCTCCCCCACTATTGTCCCCTCACAGGTTCCGCGGTCGCGCTACAGCTGGGGTTCGCGCGGCGGAGTCGCGACGTGATTAGAAAGTCAAATGAAATCATGTTTTCTAATTCCAAAAACTGACAGGCAATATAATGTCTGGCTGTGTTTACAAATTAACACCAGTGCTGCTGAGATAGAAGATTTCGCAACCGTTACAAAACCCAGGCATTACCATTTAAAAAACTATTACTTCCTTCTCTAGTCTTTGTCCAACAATAATACTGATTCTAACATTTTCCATTCTGTCTTGGATTTATGCTCCTGTTAATTGTGCCTGATCTCAATGATTCCGGGTGGATGGTACTAAGTTGCTTTATTACAGGTTTTATTATACTCAATGCTCTCATTTGTAACTTGCCTAAAGTGCTTCTGGATTTAAGTATAATTAAATTGAGAAATGTTCAGAAATGACTACTGCTGCAGTTCTTGTGTTTTAACTATATGGGGAAATATGATCCCTTTATGCATGCACCCTAAACCCATAAAGTAAATGTAGTGTGGCATAATACTTTTATTTGTGTTATTTCTACACATATTCCATACAGGGAAGACTGTTAAGTTTAAAATCCCACAGAGATATTTatgattaaataattttcacCATCTACTTGACTTTCTTAAACATTTAGCGGTCGTTTTTATTAAAGATTAACTGTTGCAGCAACGGAAATATTAAAAAGACGACCCTCCCAGCCCAGATTTCTGTAgaggattatttaaaaaaaaaaatagataaaatacTCTTAAAAGATACATCCTCCTATTTTATACTTTCCCTCATGAAGCCTGCTGATTcaattttacagagaaaaaaatggtttggCTGGCTCAAGGATTTAAACCAGATGGCATTCGGTTTTCACAAAGTATAGCAATGCTATTAATTCATAGATCTGCAGAGGAGGCTTCCAGAATCAGCCCACTGCCATGGAGCACAACTGAGGAGAGGGAGAATTCAAGAGAACATTTTAGGTCATGTTCTTCCTACAGCAATCAGGGGCTTGCAGTCAACAAATTAGTTTATTCTTACGATTGCCTCCATGTTATTTTGTATCAAGTTTAAAGAATTGACCTGCTTTTAACGGATCCAAATTGCTTACTAAATCCTCCACTTTGGGAAATGTATGCGTTTATTGCAAAACTGCTAAACACAACCAGCAATTTTCTGTGGCTAATTTAGCCAGATGAGGGCTGTAATAAATTCACTATTTTCCCCAAGTATAATTTACAAAAGATTTCAAAATGACCCCCAAAAATAGGTAAGTTCATCTGAACATTATCCTTGCAACATGAAACTGTACTCATTAAACTGTCAGCAAATATATTGTTGTAATATTTGATCCTGTAATTTGGGATGGCATTTCAGCAAAAATCACATCCAGATACCACagttccctcctcctctttccttctgCAAGTCGAGCAGCTTCGGTCCCTCAGCACAAGCTCTGTGGGCTTTAATAAATTTATTGCCATGTTCTAATTCCATTTTCAGGGAGAAACCCAGAAAGATGAACTTTGATCATGACCGATCATGTTGCATAAGGCCACTTTCCTAACTGAACAATAGCCCTGGCTTGCTTTGTAAGTAGCCTGTGTGCTAATGTCATGCTTAATTAGAAatcattttttaaatctgtatttatCGATAACAGAATTAGGTCCCCCAAATAAAGCATCCTCCAATAGGCTCTCaacatttaatttaatataGGGTGTAGCAGGTCTGGCTCAAATTCGATAACCTATAGCTAATGATTTATGAGGTCATCCCTTTGCACCGCTACTAAAAGAAGGTGGCAGCGTTTTAGTATACCTCTTCCCTGATTTGTCAATTAATTCCTTTAGAGAAGAGGGTCTACCCATACCTTTTATAACTTTGGATGTGGTTATCCTATATGCAAATCCTGCAATCGCGGGATACcgatttttccttctctgaccACTTTcacctacttttttttttcccgttaTGTTTGCCTGTGAGGACATTTAATGACATCTCGCATTTCAGACTTGTGTTTTTCCCAAGGCAGCAAGAAATCCCCAAATGCACAGCCCTGTGGTGATATTATATATTCTTCCAATCGTAACAGCTTATTGTCATTGAGAAGGAAAGATATTGTTAACGATGACagtaatttgatttatttatattttagcGGGCGCGTTAGCGGGAGGCATTGCGCAGGGACGAGCTGCGAGAACCTATTGTTCTAGGTGGGGGCTTCACTTTTCctggggggcgggggggagttctcttcttccctccccgttttttttttttttggggggggcgGGGGTCCCCCTCcgtccctcccctcccccgaCGTTGGGCTCCCGCGGGGTGGGGGACGGGGAAGGAGGACGGAGAAGAGGGACGAGCgagccccggggcggccccTTGGCTTACCGGCACGTCCTCGATGGCGTGGGGGATGGAGTGGAGGGGCAAGTCGGCCAGCCCCGAGCCCAGCCCGTGCGGGGCGTGCAGCAGGTCGTCATGCCGCCGGTAGTCCCTGCGTGGGTCGAGCCCCGAAAGCTGGTGGGGTAAACCCCGGTGCGTGTGGAGTAGCCCCGTTTCCTGGCTCTGCCTCTGTCCCGGCCATcctgggtgctggggctgcGGCTGGGCATGGAGGGGGTTGAGGCTGTACGGGTCGTTCACGTGGGAGTAGGGGTCCTGAGACTGGGGGTAGATGGGCTGGTAAGGGGGGGGAAAGTAGGGCGGCTGGAAGTCGGCGTTGGGGGTGTGGGAGAGCGGCGGGGCGCTGGTGTAGGGAGACTGACCCACGGTCCCCAACTGGGGTAGCCGGGCTGTCCCGTTGCTGGTACTGTCGTGGCGCTCCTGAGGtggggagcgggagcggggggggggtggtggtgaaggggggtggggggaggaggggaggagggggagggggaaggagggggagaaaagaaaaacaaagataatATCAAACTGATTCTTCTCAAAATCGGCTTGAAAAATCCATCTATTGGGCAAATATGGGCAATTCATCCTCTCCGAGGCGGAGAAAAGCAGATCTGGGGATTTCTCTGCCTCTGATTTCCCTTCACAAATAATTGAGAGGCAGTCTCGCTCTTTAAATAGCAATAATAACGGCAATAATGATAACAGCAATAATAGCAATAATTACAACAAGACTGcttataataattaataaaacattGCGGCGATACAACATGGATTCCCAACAGATCGTGCCCCGGCATTTCAGGTGCAGGTATTTCCcgcaaataaaaagaataattcatAAGCGGGCATTATTGAA
This window harbors:
- the TFAP2A gene encoding transcription factor AP-2-alpha isoform X1, which encodes MLLGLPSPPVPGSHRPRRWARTGGGGGRGGGGLTPRGGDTQKNFPSRFPGRGARRRAGSAARGGRRGGSGEGSPLVGRRRGMDGAAATGGPAEPTPRKGGGGAAEGGKSQAGSQQPLFSLGFEAGYAQQAQSEERHDSTSNGTARLPQLGTVGQSPYTSAPPLSHTPNADFQPPYFPPPYQPIYPQSQDPYSHVNDPYSLNPLHAQPQPQHPGWPGQRQSQETGLLHTHRGLPHQLSGLDPRRDYRRHDDLLHAPHGLGSGLADLPLHSIPHAIEDVPHVEDPGLNIPDQTVIKKGPVSLSKSNNNAVSSIPINKDALFGGVVNPNEVFCSVPGRLSLLSSTSKYKVTVAEVQRRLSPPECLNASLLGGVLRRAKSKNGGRSLREKLDKIGLNLPAGRRKAANVTLLTSLVEGEAVHLARDFGYVCETEFPAKAVAEFLNRQHSDPNEQVTRKNMLLATKQICKEFTDLLAQDRSPLGNSRPNPILEPGIQSCLTHFNLISHGFGSPAVCAAVTALQNYLTEALKAMDKMYLSNNPNSHTDNSTKSGDKEEKHRK
- the TFAP2A gene encoding transcription factor AP-2-alpha isoform X7, translated to MRNARSATTVPATGQPGYPSWGPWSQDPYSHVNDPYSLNPLHAQPQPQHPGWPGQRQSQETGLLHTHRGLPHQLSGLDPRRDYRRHDDLLHAPHGLGSGLADLPLHSIPHAIEDVPHVEDPGLNIPDQTVIKKGPVSLSKSNNNAVSSIPINKDALFGGVVNPNEVFCSVPGRLSLLSSTSKYKVTVAEVQRRLSPPECLNASLLGGVLRRAKSKNGGRSLREKLDKIGLNLPAGRRKAANVTLLTSLVEGEAVHLARDFGYVCETEFPAKAVAEFLNRQHSDPNEQVTRKNMLLATKQICKEFTDLLAQDRSPLGNSRPNPILEPGIQSCLTHFNLISHGFGSPAVCAAVTALQNYLTEALKAMDKMYLSNNPNSHTDNSTKSGDKEEKHRK
- the TFAP2A gene encoding transcription factor AP-2-alpha isoform X6, with amino-acid sequence MTSRDLGTRSPQSGCLSLPKWGTGRSATTVPATGQPGYPSWGPWSQDPYSHVNDPYSLNPLHAQPQPQHPGWPGQRQSQETGLLHTHRGLPHQLSGLDPRRDYRRHDDLLHAPHGLGSGLADLPLHSIPHAIEDVPHVEDPGLNIPDQTVIKKGPVSLSKSNNNAVSSIPINKDALFGGVVNPNEVFCSVPGRLSLLSSTSKYKVTVAEVQRRLSPPECLNASLLGGVLRRAKSKNGGRSLREKLDKIGLNLPAGRRKAANVTLLTSLVEGEAVHLARDFGYVCETEFPAKAVAEFLNRQHSDPNEQVTRKNMLLATKQICKEFTDLLAQDRSPLGNSRPNPILEPGIQSCLTHFNLISHGFGSPAVCAAVTALQNYLTEALKAMDKMYLSNNPNSHTDNSTKSGDKEEKHRK
- the TFAP2A gene encoding transcription factor AP-2-alpha isoform X4, encoding MSILAKMGDWQERHDSTSNGTARLPQLGTVGQSPYTSAPPLSHTPNADFQPPYFPPPYQPIYPQSQDPYSHVNDPYSLNPLHAQPQPQHPGWPGQRQSQETGLLHTHRGLPHQLSGLDPRRDYRRHDDLLHAPHGLGSGLADLPLHSIPHAIEDVPHVEDPGLNIPDQTVIKKGPVSLSKSNNNAVSSIPINKDALFGGVVNPNEVFCSVPGRLSLLSSTSKYKVTVAEVQRRLSPPECLNASLLGGVLRRAKSKNGGRSLREKLDKIGLNLPAGRRKAANVTLLTSLVEGEAVHLARDFGYVCETEFPAKAVAEFLNRQHSDPNEQVTRKNMLLATKQICKEFTDLLAQDRSPLGNSRPNPILEPGIQSCLTHFNLISHGFGSPAVCAAVTALQNYLTEALKAMDKMYLSNNPNSHTDNSTKSGDKEEKHRK
- the TFAP2A gene encoding transcription factor AP-2-alpha isoform X3, with the translated sequence MKMLWKLTDNIKYEECEERHDSTSNGTARLPQLGTVGQSPYTSAPPLSHTPNADFQPPYFPPPYQPIYPQSQDPYSHVNDPYSLNPLHAQPQPQHPGWPGQRQSQETGLLHTHRGLPHQLSGLDPRRDYRRHDDLLHAPHGLGSGLADLPLHSIPHAIEDVPHVEDPGLNIPDQTVIKKGPVSLSKSNNNAVSSIPINKDALFGGVVNPNEVFCSVPGRLSLLSSTSKYKVTVAEVQRRLSPPECLNASLLGGVLRRAKSKNGGRSLREKLDKIGLNLPAGRRKAANVTLLTSLVEGEAVHLARDFGYVCETEFPAKAVAEFLNRQHSDPNEQVTRKNMLLATKQICKEFTDLLAQDRSPLGNSRPNPILEPGIQSCLTHFNLISHGFGSPAVCAAVTALQNYLTEALKAMDKMYLSNNPNSHTDNSTKSGDKEEKHRK
- the TFAP2A gene encoding transcription factor AP-2-alpha isoform X5 → MLVHSFSAMERHDSTSNGTARLPQLGTVGQSPYTSAPPLSHTPNADFQPPYFPPPYQPIYPQSQDPYSHVNDPYSLNPLHAQPQPQHPGWPGQRQSQETGLLHTHRGLPHQLSGLDPRRDYRRHDDLLHAPHGLGSGLADLPLHSIPHAIEDVPHVEDPGLNIPDQTVIKKGPVSLSKSNNNAVSSIPINKDALFGGVVNPNEVFCSVPGRLSLLSSTSKYKVTVAEVQRRLSPPECLNASLLGGVLRRAKSKNGGRSLREKLDKIGLNLPAGRRKAANVTLLTSLVEGEAVHLARDFGYVCETEFPAKAVAEFLNRQHSDPNEQVTRKNMLLATKQICKEFTDLLAQDRSPLGNSRPNPILEPGIQSCLTHFNLISHGFGSPAVCAAVTALQNYLTEALKAMDKMYLSNNPNSHTDNSTKSGDKEEKHRK
- the TFAP2A gene encoding transcription factor AP-2-alpha isoform X2 produces the protein MLLGLPSPPVPGSHRPRRWARTGGGGGRGGGGLTPRGGDTQKNFPSRFPGRGARRRAGSAARGGRRGGSGEGSPLVGRRRGMDGAAATGGPAEPTPRKGGGGAAEGGKSQAGSQQPLFSLGFEAGYAQQAQSEERHDSTSNGTARLPQLGTVGQSPYTSAPPLSHTPNADFQPPYFPPPYQPIYPQSQDPYSHVNDPYSLNPLHAQPQPQHPGWPGQRQSQETGLLHTHRGLPHQLSGLDPRRDYRRHDDLLHAPHGLGSGLADLPLHSIPHAIEDVPHVEDPGLNIPDQTVIKKGPVSLSKSNNNAVSSIPINKDALFGGVVNPNEVFCSVPGRLSLLSSTSKYKVTVAEVQRRLSPPECLNASLLGGVLRRAKSKNGGRSLREKLDKIGLNLPAGRRKAANVTLLTSLVEEHMFLWLYRSPLLCSGQKRCKLLLMLWDVLCRLYRKEKQYI